The Martelella sp. AD-3 genome includes a region encoding these proteins:
- a CDS encoding response regulator, with product MHDRPVILVCEDEPALLDDICAELDEAGYVPAPVRNGNAALEALTTLTPDLILCDIAMPGLDGRALLKHIRQNRNDLSHVPFLFLTAFAERSDIITGKRSGADDYLVKPVDYEMMLATLAAHLRQVERVTGYRIEATKKALAERDSGRFSALETLSQALVLIDADMGVIHANAAALQLAETEDPILLAETMALARNNGRLRHAVESLFDSDRDTIGAVKVAMPDSIQNFILLIGRVADECCGRPAAMVLIVDPENRHMPEPGLLQKALGLTPKEAEFAALLAKGLRRDEIAEIMGVSQTTIAYHLKNLFAKTATNRQSDLVVLLCSLASLSPCK from the coding sequence ATGCATGACCGGCCCGTTATCCTGGTCTGCGAGGACGAACCCGCCCTCCTCGACGATATCTGCGCGGAACTTGACGAGGCAGGCTATGTCCCGGCGCCGGTGCGCAACGGCAATGCCGCGCTCGAAGCGCTCACAACGCTCACGCCCGACCTCATCCTGTGCGACATCGCCATGCCCGGCCTTGATGGCCGGGCCCTGCTAAAACATATCAGGCAGAACCGAAACGACCTGTCTCACGTACCCTTCCTCTTCCTCACAGCCTTTGCCGAGCGCTCGGACATTATCACCGGGAAGCGATCCGGTGCGGATGACTATCTGGTCAAGCCGGTGGACTACGAGATGATGCTGGCAACGCTCGCCGCTCATCTCAGACAGGTAGAGCGGGTGACGGGATATCGGATCGAAGCAACGAAAAAGGCGCTTGCCGAGCGTGATTCCGGCAGGTTTTCAGCGCTTGAAACGCTCTCGCAGGCCCTTGTCCTGATCGACGCGGATATGGGCGTCATCCATGCCAATGCCGCGGCGCTTCAGCTTGCAGAAACCGAGGACCCCATCCTGCTTGCCGAGACGATGGCACTGGCGCGCAACAACGGGCGGCTCCGCCATGCGGTCGAAAGCCTGTTTGACAGCGACCGCGATACGATCGGCGCCGTCAAGGTTGCCATGCCGGACAGCATCCAGAATTTCATCCTTCTGATCGGCCGGGTGGCGGATGAATGCTGTGGACGGCCCGCCGCCATGGTGCTGATTGTCGATCCGGAAAACCGGCACATGCCCGAGCCGGGCCTCCTGCAGAAGGCGCTGGGGCTGACGCCGAAGGAGGCGGAATTTGCCGCCCTTCTCGCCAAGGGACTGAGGCGCGACGAAATAGCCGAGATCATGGGCGTCTCGCAGACCACGATCGCCTATCACCTGAAGAACCTCTTCGCCAAGACTGCCACCAACCGGCAGAGCGATCTCGTCGTCCTGCTCTGCTCGCTAGCGAGCCTTTCCCCCTGCAAATAG
- a CDS encoding molybdopterin-dependent oxidoreductase, whose translation MRKRAFLLCAVIAAILLACNPLRADDSVLMISTEDGEKGYSRPMLAAFPQHRLETHTSVTDGPQIFSGPLMRELLADAGFDGDSVRARALNDYEVTIPTSDFERFDVIAAITMNGEELTPRDKGPVWIVYPRDDASELQDIRYDYRWVWQLDRLETP comes from the coding sequence TTGAGAAAGCGGGCATTTCTTCTTTGCGCAGTTATTGCCGCCATTCTGCTGGCCTGCAATCCGCTGAGGGCTGATGACAGCGTCCTGATGATTTCGACTGAGGATGGCGAGAAAGGCTACAGTCGGCCGATGCTGGCGGCCTTTCCCCAGCATCGGCTTGAAACCCACACCAGCGTGACCGACGGCCCCCAGATCTTTTCCGGGCCGCTGATGCGCGAGCTCCTTGCGGATGCAGGTTTTGACGGCGACAGCGTGCGGGCGCGAGCGCTCAACGATTACGAGGTAACGATCCCGACCAGCGATTTCGAACGGTTCGACGTCATCGCCGCCATCACCATGAATGGCGAAGAGCTGACGCCGCGGGACAAGGGCCCGGTCTGGATCGTCTACCCCCGTGACGATGCTTCCGAGTTGCAGGATATTCGCTACGACTATCGCTGGGTATGGCAGCTCGATCGGCTTGAAACGCCATGA
- a CDS encoding carbohydrate ABC transporter permease, which translates to MSARHKLTVAERGFLAIFVFLSVFPILVVVVSSFKAGRDIFTYKPVIFFAPTLDNYLSLFTRWGRFGEGILNSLVVTAGSILLTLVACLPAAYAMSRMPRYGVGKSSIVLLVIEMLPPLVVTVPLFPIFSYLGLDNSNLGLMLIYSTFEVTLATLILKTFIDSIPAEIEEAAAIDGCRGLARFFRIVFPLIVPGIVTVAIFVALFAWNDFMFGLILTTSRTQTAPVVLADMLAGIGEGTATWGEVFAAATLQMIPVLAFTWLVQRQMLSKAVGSAVKG; encoded by the coding sequence ATGAGCGCCAGACACAAACTCACAGTCGCCGAACGAGGCTTTCTCGCCATCTTCGTGTTTCTTTCGGTCTTTCCGATCCTTGTCGTTGTCGTTTCCTCGTTCAAGGCTGGACGAGATATCTTCACCTACAAGCCGGTTATCTTCTTTGCACCGACGCTGGACAATTACCTCAGCCTGTTCACCCGCTGGGGGCGCTTCGGTGAAGGTATACTCAACAGCCTCGTCGTCACCGCGGGCTCTATTCTTCTTACGCTCGTGGCCTGCCTGCCGGCGGCCTACGCAATGTCGCGGATGCCGCGTTATGGTGTCGGCAAATCATCGATCGTGCTCCTCGTCATCGAGATGCTGCCGCCACTGGTCGTGACGGTGCCCCTTTTTCCGATCTTCTCCTATCTCGGACTGGATAATTCCAACCTGGGCCTGATGCTGATCTATTCGACTTTCGAGGTCACGCTCGCGACCCTGATTCTGAAGACCTTCATCGACAGTATTCCTGCCGAGATCGAGGAAGCTGCGGCTATCGACGGCTGCCGCGGCCTTGCGCGGTTCTTCCGGATCGTCTTTCCACTAATCGTGCCCGGTATTGTTACGGTGGCGATCTTCGTCGCCTTGTTTGCCTGGAACGACTTCATGTTCGGGCTCATTCTAACGACATCGAGGACGCAGACTGCGCCGGTCGTGCTTGCTGACATGCTGGCGGGGATAGGCGAGGGTACTGCAACATGGGGAGAAGTGTTCGCCGCGGCAACGCTCCAGATGATCCCTGTGTTGGCCTTTACATGGCTGGTTCAGCGGCAGATGCTGTCAAAGGCGGTTGGCAGCGCGGTCAAGGGATGA
- a CDS encoding SDR family NAD(P)-dependent oxidoreductase: MSKASLSSTPVHRTHEGRIAIVTGAARGFGQAFSLGLAARGATVVGVDLLDLSKTNQKVTELGSTFRGFQIDLTDPEAVLAMAAAVDDEFHQIDILINNAGIADPETWDELNFARFSQVLNVNLNSQFLMAKAVTPIMKRNGYGRILNMSSLTVQMNIDVNIAYRVSKMGVIGLTRALSGSLGNAGITANAISPAYTPTMMIAQSGHEGEGEAVAQMQSIKRPATMEDTVPTVMFLTSEDAHWVTGQSFNVDGGLSFNLP; the protein is encoded by the coding sequence ATGTCTAAAGCATCTTTGTCCTCAACGCCTGTGCACCGCACGCACGAGGGCCGTATCGCCATCGTCACCGGCGCAGCTCGTGGTTTCGGCCAGGCATTCAGTCTCGGTCTCGCCGCACGCGGTGCGACCGTGGTGGGTGTCGATCTGCTTGACCTTTCGAAGACGAACCAGAAGGTGACCGAGCTCGGGAGTACGTTCCGCGGGTTTCAGATCGATCTGACCGATCCTGAGGCTGTCTTAGCAATGGCAGCAGCGGTGGACGACGAATTCCATCAGATCGATATCCTCATCAACAATGCCGGGATCGCTGACCCCGAGACCTGGGACGAGCTCAACTTCGCGCGCTTCTCACAGGTGCTCAATGTGAACTTGAACAGCCAGTTCCTGATGGCGAAGGCCGTCACGCCGATCATGAAGCGTAACGGGTACGGTCGTATCCTGAACATGAGTTCGTTGACGGTGCAGATGAATATTGACGTCAACATCGCATACCGCGTATCGAAGATGGGGGTCATCGGGCTGACGCGCGCGCTCTCCGGTAGCCTGGGCAATGCGGGGATCACCGCAAACGCGATCAGCCCCGCCTACACGCCGACAATGATGATTGCCCAGAGCGGACACGAAGGCGAAGGCGAAGCCGTGGCCCAGATGCAGAGCATCAAGCGCCCGGCGACCATGGAGGATACGGTCCCCACGGTGATGTTCCTGACCAGCGAAGACGCTCACTGGGTCACCGGGCAGTCCTTCAACGTCGACGGAGGCCTCTCATTCAACCTGCCGTGA
- a CDS encoding VOC family protein, giving the protein MKLASVRLIAADLKTVVAFYEMITGVKAEWLAPVFAEIVCPGATLVIGAAETVALWKAGSGEAGSNRTAYLEFQVGDIDAEFERLKDRVPLVHEMKTMPWGNKTFQFRDPAGNVVSFYMPETEAARERFASR; this is encoded by the coding sequence ATTAAACTCGCTTCAGTCCGCCTCATTGCAGCCGATCTCAAGACAGTGGTCGCATTTTATGAAATGATTACTGGCGTCAAGGCCGAATGGCTCGCGCCGGTCTTTGCCGAAATCGTCTGCCCCGGTGCGACGCTGGTAATCGGCGCGGCCGAAACAGTCGCACTTTGGAAAGCAGGAAGCGGCGAGGCGGGATCGAACCGCACCGCCTATCTGGAGTTTCAGGTCGGGGATATTGATGCCGAATTCGAGCGGCTGAAAGACAGGGTGCCATTGGTGCACGAAATGAAGACGATGCCCTGGGGCAACAAGACGTTCCAATTCCGCGACCCGGCAGGAAACGTAGTATCGTTTTACATGCCTGAAACGGAGGCAGCCAGGGAACGTTTCGCCTCAAGATAG
- a CDS encoding VWA domain-containing protein — protein MKRLCQAALGTGAVFLSLAGMTQAADTGRTLIVMDGSGSMWGQIDGVPKLEIARNAVADLVDEISPGRALGLVAYGHRSRGDCSDIEVMVEPAPGTAAAVLDAVNTMRFQGRTPLSDAVRIGAEALRITENPATLVLVTDGLETCGADPCALGAELEAAGIDFTAHVVGFGLSKEEGAQVACLAENTGGRYIEARNAASLSSALAEAVLKTERPPEKPVSDIPPASLDAPATAPITSAVEIGWTGPADPDDYIDIVPADMPTARPVTWAYVRDGNPARVKMPANPGEYLLRYVWTGASREAAAASQPITVTEADFAIDAPLTVELGTMMSVNWNGPGNDEDYLDTVEAGSPRTESELTYVWVRDGNPALIQAPSQPGEYDLRYIVQGPEAREIGISVPLRVTETTAMLEAPPAVRPGAEFPVRFRGPKTPGDWVDIVTPGFADFSGEITYFYTQDTRNDEETLFAPETPGDYELRYVLDGQDGRKVLYRLPLAVAASAPARTELAPRMDADADVVGEGPDAEEGFEEEGLGEDVGFVCDGPELCLLTDEGTGLSFALPPGWITDFPYPDDEAEGDPVRLNMMPLSGDGRIALNPNPLDSIADGMCAPVAAGRLCVTPQSDMAAFSAVFQAMLTATQPVIKKNGQMRSEAEIMDAIRNGLPEGAN, from the coding sequence ATGAAGAGGCTTTGCCAGGCTGCGCTTGGAACAGGTGCGGTTTTCCTTTCGCTTGCGGGCATGACGCAAGCCGCCGACACGGGACGCACGCTCATCGTCATGGATGGCTCAGGCTCCATGTGGGGCCAGATCGATGGCGTGCCCAAGCTGGAGATCGCACGCAATGCCGTCGCTGATCTCGTCGACGAGATCAGCCCTGGCCGCGCGCTTGGCCTCGTGGCCTACGGACACCGCAGCCGCGGCGATTGCAGCGATATCGAGGTAATGGTCGAGCCCGCCCCCGGTACGGCCGCTGCCGTGCTGGATGCGGTCAATACCATGCGCTTTCAGGGCCGGACACCGCTCTCGGATGCGGTGCGGATCGGCGCCGAGGCACTCAGGATCACCGAAAACCCTGCAACGCTCGTGCTCGTCACCGACGGGCTGGAGACGTGCGGCGCCGACCCCTGCGCGCTGGGCGCAGAGCTGGAGGCGGCGGGCATCGATTTCACTGCCCATGTCGTCGGCTTCGGGCTTTCCAAGGAGGAAGGCGCCCAGGTTGCCTGCCTCGCGGAGAATACCGGCGGACGCTACATCGAAGCCCGCAATGCAGCTAGTCTCTCAAGCGCGCTGGCAGAGGCCGTGCTGAAGACCGAGAGACCACCGGAAAAGCCTGTTTCCGATATTCCGCCGGCAAGCCTCGATGCACCTGCCACGGCGCCGATCACCAGCGCGGTCGAAATCGGCTGGACCGGTCCGGCAGATCCCGATGACTACATCGACATCGTGCCGGCGGATATGCCAACCGCACGCCCGGTGACCTGGGCCTATGTCCGCGACGGCAATCCTGCTCGGGTCAAGATGCCCGCCAATCCCGGCGAATACCTGCTGCGCTATGTCTGGACCGGTGCGAGCCGCGAGGCCGCCGCCGCCAGTCAACCGATCACGGTAACAGAGGCAGATTTTGCAATCGACGCCCCGCTGACCGTGGAACTCGGCACAATGATGAGCGTCAACTGGAACGGTCCCGGCAATGATGAAGATTATCTCGATACGGTCGAGGCCGGGTCCCCGCGGACGGAGAGCGAACTCACCTATGTCTGGGTTCGCGACGGCAACCCCGCCTTGATCCAGGCTCCCTCCCAGCCGGGGGAGTATGATCTGCGCTACATCGTTCAGGGGCCGGAGGCACGGGAGATTGGCATTTCGGTTCCCCTGCGCGTGACGGAGACGACCGCGATGCTCGAAGCACCGCCGGCCGTGCGGCCCGGCGCCGAGTTTCCGGTTCGTTTCCGCGGCCCCAAGACCCCCGGAGACTGGGTCGACATCGTCACACCGGGCTTTGCGGATTTCAGCGGAGAAATCACCTATTTCTATACGCAGGACACGCGCAACGACGAAGAGACGCTGTTCGCTCCGGAAACGCCCGGCGATTATGAACTGCGCTACGTTCTGGATGGTCAGGACGGGCGAAAGGTCCTCTACCGCCTGCCCCTGGCGGTCGCCGCCTCAGCGCCCGCCCGGACGGAGCTTGCGCCGCGCATGGATGCCGATGCGGACGTCGTGGGTGAAGGACCGGATGCCGAGGAAGGATTTGAAGAGGAAGGTCTGGGTGAGGATGTCGGTTTCGTCTGCGACGGCCCCGAACTCTGCCTGCTGACAGACGAAGGCACCGGGCTTTCCTTCGCGCTGCCCCCGGGATGGATCACCGATTTCCCCTACCCAGACGACGAGGCCGAGGGAGATCCGGTTCGGCTGAATATGATGCCGCTGTCGGGTGACGGGCGCATCGCGCTCAACCCGAACCCACTCGACAGCATCGCCGACGGCATGTGCGCGCCCGTTGCAGCCGGCAGGCTCTGCGTCACGCCGCAATCGGACATGGCGGCCTTCTCCGCCGTCTTCCAGGCCATGCTGACTGCAACTCAGCCGGTCATCAAGAAAAACGGCCAGATGCGCTCCGAAGCCGAGATCATGGACGCCATCCGCAACGGCCTGCCTGAGGGAGCAAACTGA
- a CDS encoding TetR/AcrR family transcriptional regulator — protein MPRTRDEEQVRIASEACLRVFALKGPPATCVAELAEAAGINERKFYRWFSTKEQSIRPALEAGAKQFRELVDQSDMPLPQATIDAFAEVIWNDNRERSMALYPAIFGDPVTWAVFLDTIDNSQVHLVATVAKKMRIDKGSMAARLAAAAITSAVRFALQDFAATGDDPRPNFEKAIQAYQDGVFSD, from the coding sequence GTGCCCAGGACAAGAGACGAAGAGCAGGTCCGGATCGCCTCGGAGGCATGCCTACGCGTATTCGCCTTGAAAGGGCCACCTGCCACCTGCGTTGCCGAGTTGGCGGAGGCGGCAGGTATCAACGAGCGCAAGTTCTATCGCTGGTTCTCGACTAAGGAGCAGTCTATACGTCCGGCCCTCGAGGCCGGGGCGAAACAGTTCAGAGAACTGGTCGATCAATCGGATATGCCTTTACCGCAGGCGACAATCGATGCCTTCGCCGAGGTGATATGGAATGACAATCGGGAACGCAGCATGGCTCTCTATCCCGCCATATTCGGCGACCCGGTCACCTGGGCCGTGTTCCTTGACACCATCGACAACAGCCAGGTGCATCTCGTAGCCACAGTCGCAAAAAAGATGAGGATCGACAAAGGCTCGATGGCGGCGCGCCTGGCTGCGGCGGCCATCACGAGCGCGGTTCGCTTCGCGCTGCAAGACTTCGCAGCCACTGGCGACGATCCCCGCCCTAACTTCGAGAAGGCCATCCAGGCGTATCAGGACGGCGTTTTCTCCGACTGA
- a CDS encoding GntR family transcriptional regulator translates to MTNGERSNLRDKAYVRFTQQLLARELRPGQFVSQRQLVELTGLPLAAIRELIPRLETEGLITTIPQRGLQIASIDVNLIRDAFQFRLFLEREAVMEFARTASPAALAEARQNHTAIVDKVEALSMNEQVPLGLVHAAQEVDHGFHNTIIEALHNKVISDAYRVNAMKISLVRQEQGRLFNEIVKPTMRDHLAVIDALEARDPQRAAEAMTTHIMKGRNRALGIG, encoded by the coding sequence GTGACGAATGGCGAACGCTCCAATCTTCGTGACAAAGCCTATGTCCGGTTCACTCAGCAACTGCTGGCCCGCGAACTGCGGCCGGGACAGTTTGTAAGCCAGCGACAGCTCGTGGAACTTACGGGACTGCCGCTGGCGGCAATCCGCGAACTGATTCCGCGCCTCGAAACCGAAGGGTTGATCACGACCATTCCTCAACGCGGCCTGCAGATCGCAAGCATTGATGTCAATCTGATCCGCGATGCGTTTCAGTTCCGGCTTTTTCTGGAACGCGAGGCCGTGATGGAATTCGCCAGGACGGCCTCTCCCGCGGCCCTTGCCGAAGCGAGACAAAATCACACCGCGATCGTCGACAAGGTCGAGGCCCTGTCGATGAACGAACAGGTGCCTCTAGGCCTCGTGCACGCGGCGCAAGAGGTCGATCACGGGTTTCACAACACGATCATAGAAGCGCTGCACAACAAGGTCATCTCGGACGCATATCGCGTCAATGCAATGAAGATCAGCCTTGTCCGGCAGGAGCAAGGCCGGCTTTTCAACGAAATCGTCAAGCCGACCATGCGTGATCACTTGGCGGTCATCGACGCTCTCGAGGCGCGCGACCCGCAAAGGGCCGCCGAGGCGATGACGACCCATATCATGAAAGGCCGGAACCGCGCGCTCGGGATCGGCTGA
- a CDS encoding sensor histidine kinase KdpD, translated as MKQGWMWRSGPPTVVLLAFTGLVVFGIIRLVAIEKTMRIDNATNMLWVITQSEVEALRLKVQLMETPEDGEAIARRYDLLSSRIALLFDGPQLRYLDDRGVLENFEQEAAAVNRFDPERDAGSAFARRELSFALEKLERTLNRAANRTMVVEWDNLSLRLERYRSAVGQVVYSLLGVMAAAIYLGWRIVTDQRLKFEAQELARRSKRLEQDLDRERATVAYWRDFAAVVSHQFRTPLAVIDSAAQRLLRRGRSLDNEALAEKQKTIRDTVASLDRLVDAALLVGQLDNGLKRVDARYVDLVPVVFGLVKDMQIRLGERKIRFLSNDTSISAYCDPQLVIHILMNLIDNAAKYSGDTAPIKVELATRDGLVSCSVRDYGCGVAIEMRDKLFERFRRGSADRPPEGSGIGLWTARRLADLLGGRILLESEPGAGATFTLLLPNEKKPEDRGDA; from the coding sequence ATGAAACAGGGCTGGATGTGGCGTTCCGGTCCGCCGACCGTCGTGCTCCTTGCCTTCACCGGACTGGTCGTCTTCGGCATTATCCGGCTCGTCGCGATCGAAAAGACGATGCGGATCGACAATGCCACCAATATGCTCTGGGTGATCACTCAAAGCGAGGTCGAGGCTCTGCGGCTGAAGGTTCAACTCATGGAAACGCCGGAGGATGGCGAGGCCATAGCCCGGCGATACGATCTTCTTTCGAGCCGGATAGCCCTGCTCTTTGACGGCCCGCAACTGCGCTATCTCGACGATCGCGGCGTTCTGGAGAACTTCGAACAGGAGGCCGCAGCCGTCAACCGCTTCGATCCTGAACGGGACGCGGGTTCCGCCTTTGCACGGCGTGAACTCTCCTTCGCGCTGGAAAAGCTGGAGCGGACGCTTAACCGGGCGGCAAACCGCACCATGGTGGTGGAGTGGGACAACCTCTCCCTAAGGCTTGAGCGCTACCGAAGCGCCGTTGGCCAGGTGGTCTACTCCCTTCTCGGCGTCATGGCCGCTGCCATCTATCTCGGCTGGCGCATCGTGACCGACCAACGGCTGAAGTTCGAGGCACAGGAACTGGCGCGCCGTTCGAAACGGCTTGAGCAGGACCTCGACCGCGAAAGGGCAACCGTTGCCTACTGGCGCGATTTCGCTGCCGTCGTCTCCCATCAGTTCAGAACGCCGCTGGCCGTCATCGACAGCGCGGCGCAACGGCTGCTGCGGCGCGGACGCAGTCTCGACAACGAGGCGCTGGCCGAAAAGCAGAAGACGATCCGCGACACGGTCGCCTCGCTGGACCGGCTGGTTGATGCCGCACTGCTGGTGGGTCAGCTCGATAACGGGCTGAAGCGGGTCGACGCCCGGTATGTCGATCTGGTTCCGGTTGTCTTCGGCCTGGTCAAGGACATGCAGATCCGTCTTGGCGAACGCAAGATCAGGTTTCTGAGCAACGACACGTCGATATCCGCCTACTGCGATCCGCAACTGGTCATCCACATTCTGATGAACCTGATCGATAATGCCGCCAAATATTCAGGCGACACCGCGCCGATCAAGGTTGAGCTGGCGACGCGCGACGGACTCGTCTCCTGCTCCGTCCGGGATTACGGATGCGGCGTCGCGATCGAGATGCGCGATAAGCTGTTCGAGCGCTTCCGCCGCGGTTCGGCAGATCGCCCGCCGGAGGGATCGGGCATCGGCCTCTGGACAGCCCGCCGTCTCGCCGACCTCTTGGGCGGGCGCATTCTGCTTGAAAGCGAACCCGGCGCTGGCGCGACGTTCACTCTTTTGCTGCCGAACGAAAAAAAACCGGAGGACCGTGGCGATGCATGA